A single window of Nitrospinota bacterium DNA harbors:
- a CDS encoding VWA domain-containing protein, whose amino-acid sequence MTFFRFADPWFLLLLCLLPLFVGWTRKNREAVLPYSSIGQLKTVQSPQMRLLLALPRILRAMAFALLVLALAQPQEGQKRNEILSAGVDIVLAIDTSGSMQALDFMKDNNRINRLEVVKDVVSGFIKNRENDRMGMVVFGDEAFTQCPLTLDQDILLSFLKNLEIGVAGDSTAIGSAIGIAVKRLKDLKSKSKVIILLTDGRNNAGSLSPLQAAEIGKTYGIKIYTIGVGTRGKAPFLVDSVFGKQYIYQDVEIDEKTLQEIAEKTEAQYFRATDLESLKTIYQQIDRLEKSEVKVLDRSEYNELFHYFLIPGFFLVLLEVILTHTRLRRIP is encoded by the coding sequence ATGACATTTTTTCGCTTTGCCGATCCCTGGTTTTTACTATTGCTTTGCCTGCTTCCCTTATTTGTGGGATGGACCCGCAAAAACCGGGAGGCGGTTCTCCCCTACTCTTCCATAGGCCAATTGAAAACGGTTCAATCCCCTCAGATGCGATTGCTTTTGGCCTTGCCAAGAATTCTGAGGGCCATGGCGTTCGCTTTGTTGGTCCTGGCTCTGGCGCAACCTCAAGAGGGGCAAAAAAGAAACGAAATTCTGTCGGCGGGAGTGGACATCGTTCTGGCGATCGACACCTCCGGCAGTATGCAGGCACTCGATTTCATGAAAGATAATAATCGCATCAACCGCTTGGAAGTGGTCAAGGATGTCGTTTCCGGATTCATAAAAAACCGGGAAAACGACCGCATGGGGATGGTTGTTTTTGGCGACGAAGCGTTCACTCAATGCCCCCTGACGCTCGATCAGGACATTTTACTTTCATTTTTGAAAAATTTGGAAATCGGCGTTGCGGGCGACTCCACCGCCATTGGTTCCGCCATCGGCATTGCGGTCAAACGTCTGAAAGACCTGAAATCCAAATCCAAAGTGATCATTCTATTAACCGATGGCCGCAACAATGCCGGGAGTTTGTCTCCTTTGCAGGCGGCGGAAATCGGAAAAACCTACGGCATAAAAATTTACACCATCGGCGTGGGAACGCGGGGCAAAGCGCCTTTCCTTGTGGATTCCGTATTTGGCAAACAATACATCTATCAGGATGTCGAGATTGATGAAAAAACCCTGCAAGAAATTGCCGAAAAAACCGAAGCCCAATACTTCCGGGCCACGGACCTGGAATCTCTGAAAACCATTTACCAGCAAATTGACCGGCTTGAAAAATCGGAAGTCAAAGTTCTGGATCGCTCCGAATACAATGAACTTTTTCATTATTTTCTCATTCCCGGGTTTTTCCTCGTGCTTCTGGAAGTGATTTTGACCCATACCCGGTTACGGAGGATTCCCTGA
- a CDS encoding tetratricopeptide repeat protein produces the protein MLLICVFFFQLPNYHQYEKLLKVTMFGFHLVAKAIKISPPSPVLFFTLSTLLLLFGTEAGWAASASSAIQEGIVDYQQKDYAKAESNFSKAAQELPDNPNLNYNLGNSQYKAGKFKEALQTYTKAMVEESPPELKGKALYNTGNALFRLGKLEEAATAYKKALEVDPKDMDAKFNLEFVREQLKKKKEEQKKQDQNSNSKDKQDQQPKDPPGNKEDDQGNPSDPQDPNASGEPKKEEPSPAEQQETAQAQEGAISKDQADHWLSALNEDLKKFRQKQASKETAGRPNQSRDW, from the coding sequence ATGCTCTTAATATGCGTTTTCTTTTTTCAACTCCCCAACTATCATCAATACGAAAAACTCCTGAAAGTGACCATGTTCGGGTTCCATCTCGTAGCAAAAGCTATTAAAATTTCCCCACCCAGCCCTGTCCTGTTTTTCACTCTCTCGACTTTGTTATTATTGTTTGGAACAGAAGCCGGTTGGGCCGCATCTGCCAGTTCCGCTATTCAGGAGGGTATCGTTGACTATCAGCAAAAAGATTATGCAAAAGCCGAATCGAATTTTTCCAAAGCGGCCCAAGAACTACCCGACAATCCCAACCTCAACTACAACCTTGGCAACAGTCAGTACAAAGCCGGAAAATTTAAGGAAGCCCTGCAAACTTACACAAAGGCAATGGTTGAGGAGTCCCCGCCTGAGTTAAAAGGGAAAGCCTTATACAATACGGGGAACGCTCTTTTCCGATTAGGAAAACTGGAGGAAGCGGCCACGGCTTATAAAAAAGCTCTGGAAGTGGACCCTAAAGATATGGACGCCAAATTCAATCTGGAATTTGTCCGGGAACAGTTAAAAAAGAAAAAGGAGGAACAGAAAAAACAGGACCAAAATTCAAATTCTAAGGACAAGCAGGATCAGCAACCTAAAGACCCTCCCGGCAATAAGGAGGACGATCAGGGCAATCCATCCGACCCGCAGGACCCAAATGCTTCAGGAGAGCCTAAGAAAGAGGAGCCCTCCCCTGCTGAACAACAGGAGACAGCCCAAGCTCAAGAAGGTGCCATTTCCAAAGACCAGGCAGACCATTGGTTGAGCGCCCTCAATGAAGATCTCAAAAAATTTCGTCAGAAACAGGCCAGTAAAGAAACCGCCGGTCGCCCAAATCAAAGCAGGGATTGGTAG
- a CDS encoding Bax inhibitor-1/YccA family protein, translating into MDAVAQEQQRFMVRVYNWMTGGLAVTGALAFYVSNSETMMNIIHSNPIVPIVLFVAQLGLVVYLSGWIQKMSASQATGIFMLYAGLTGLTFSFIFIAYTTASITSAFMVTAGTFAAMSFYGYTTKRDLTSMGSFLFMGLIGIIIASLVNMFLQSEAMHWIITYAGVLIFVGLTAYDTQKIKEMNILGNEGTDEDTKEAIIGALTLYLDFINLFLMLLRIMGDRR; encoded by the coding sequence ATGGACGCGGTCGCCCAAGAGCAACAGCGCTTCATGGTTCGGGTTTACAACTGGATGACGGGAGGATTGGCCGTTACCGGGGCTCTCGCATTTTACGTCTCAAATAGTGAGACGATGATGAATATTATCCACAGTAACCCTATTGTTCCCATCGTATTGTTTGTCGCGCAATTGGGTCTGGTGGTTTACCTTTCAGGCTGGATTCAAAAAATGTCCGCCAGTCAGGCCACCGGCATATTCATGCTCTATGCCGGGTTAACGGGTCTTACTTTTTCCTTTATTTTTATTGCCTACACGACGGCCTCAATCACCTCGGCTTTTATGGTGACTGCCGGCACGTTTGCGGCGATGAGCTTTTACGGCTACACGACCAAAAGGGATCTCACTTCCATGGGAAGTTTCCTTTTTATGGGGTTGATCGGAATCATCATCGCTTCTCTGGTAAATATGTTTTTGCAGAGTGAAGCCATGCATTGGATTATCACCTACGCCGGTGTGCTGATTTTTGTCGGCTTGACGGCCTATGACACTCAGAAGATCAAGGAAATGAATATTCTGGGCAACGAAGGCACGGATGAAGATACCAAGGAAGCGATCATCGGCGCGTTGACGCTTTACCTGGATTTCATCAACCTCTTTCTGATGCTTCTCAGAATCATGGGAGACAGACGCTAG
- a CDS encoding HNH endonuclease yields MKFQLESHHRNIANQELIDDLIRVAKELGKDKVTIDQYNEKGRFHNTTFSRRFGSWFKALEKAGLQKARTLNISNEELFENLVDTWTKLGRQPKYNDLTKDVSKYCSGTYEYRFGGWRKALEAFVVWVDEGEVPGQPKEKQHRKTKRTPRNINWRLRAKVLMQDRARCKLCGVTPHDGARLHVDHIVPWANGGETILENLQILCEKCNIGKSNMEIKNGGNK; encoded by the coding sequence ATGAAATTTCAACTTGAATCACATCATCGAAATATCGCAAATCAAGAATTGATCGATGATTTAATTCGAGTAGCGAAAGAGCTTGGTAAGGATAAAGTCACAATAGATCAATACAACGAAAAAGGTCGTTTTCATAATACAACTTTTAGTCGTAGGTTTGGCTCATGGTTCAAGGCGCTCGAAAAAGCTGGGTTACAAAAAGCAAGAACTCTAAATATTTCGAATGAAGAGCTATTTGAAAATCTTGTCGACACATGGACAAAGTTGGGCCGCCAACCAAAGTACAATGATTTGACAAAAGATGTTTCAAAATACTGTTCTGGCACCTATGAATACCGATTTGGCGGTTGGCGTAAAGCATTAGAAGCATTCGTAGTCTGGGTTGATGAAGGAGAAGTACCTGGCCAACCCAAAGAAAAGCAGCACCGAAAAACAAAAAGAACACCTAGAAACATAAATTGGCGTTTGAGGGCAAAGGTTCTAATGCAAGACCGTGCTCGCTGTAAGTTATGTGGGGTAACTCCACATGATGGAGCTAGATTACATGTAGACCATATCGTTCCATGGGCTAATGGTGGTGAAACCATACTTGAAAACCTACAAATTCTTTGTGAAAAGTGTAATATAGGCAAAAGTAATATGGAAATTAAAAACGGCGGCAACAAGTAG
- a CDS encoding VWA domain-containing protein, which translates to MRFGEPVYFNLLWLLPALIFFLLWALRKKRALTIEFCSPALAPKFVGEQIHRRQNMKVVFIVLALFFMIVALTQPRWGYEWKDMKQEGVDIIVALDVSKSMLAEDIKPNRLSRAKRKISDLLDMLEGDRVGLVAFAGTAFVQCPLTLDYSAAKLFLDATDTDLLSNQGTALAGAIRKSVAAFRSQDKKSKAIILITDGESHGDDPLEAAKWAAEQGVKIFTIGIGKDTGAPIPDAGGGFKKDAKGEIVLTRLDEPTLQQIALETGGTYVRSVTGDLDLDKIYLENIKPKIDKKELQTQRRKLWTERFQWFVILAIACLLLEFTLRERPYRQTLSK; encoded by the coding sequence ATGCGATTTGGAGAACCGGTTTATTTCAACCTGCTCTGGCTGTTGCCCGCATTGATCTTTTTTTTGCTGTGGGCACTGCGAAAAAAACGCGCCCTGACCATAGAGTTTTGCAGTCCGGCCCTCGCTCCAAAATTTGTCGGCGAACAAATTCACCGTCGGCAGAATATGAAAGTAGTTTTCATTGTTCTAGCACTGTTCTTCATGATCGTGGCGCTCACTCAACCCCGGTGGGGGTACGAATGGAAAGATATGAAGCAGGAAGGGGTGGATATCATCGTCGCTCTCGATGTGTCTAAAAGTATGCTGGCCGAAGACATTAAACCCAATCGGCTCAGCCGCGCCAAGCGAAAAATTTCTGACTTGCTGGACATGCTGGAGGGCGATCGGGTCGGGCTGGTGGCCTTTGCAGGAACGGCTTTTGTGCAGTGCCCGCTCACGCTTGACTATTCCGCCGCTAAATTATTTCTGGACGCCACCGACACCGACCTGCTTTCCAACCAGGGAACGGCTCTGGCCGGGGCGATCCGCAAAAGTGTAGCGGCTTTCAGGTCGCAGGATAAAAAATCCAAAGCCATCATCCTTATTACTGATGGCGAGAGCCACGGTGACGATCCTTTGGAAGCCGCAAAGTGGGCCGCAGAGCAAGGTGTTAAAATTTTTACCATTGGAATTGGCAAGGACACAGGCGCTCCCATCCCTGATGCTGGGGGTGGTTTCAAAAAGGATGCGAAAGGTGAAATCGTACTGACCCGACTGGATGAACCCACCCTGCAACAGATCGCACTGGAAACTGGCGGCACTTATGTGCGGTCCGTGACCGGAGATCTCGACCTCGACAAAATATATCTGGAGAACATCAAACCAAAAATTGACAAAAAGGAACTGCAAACCCAACGCCGCAAGCTTTGGACAGAGCGTTTCCAATGGTTTGTTATTCTAGCCATTGCCTGTCTTTTGCTTGAATTTACCCTCCGTGAGAGGCCCTATCGACAAACGCTTTCTAAATAA
- a CDS encoding DUF58 domain-containing protein has translation MNFVTNFLDWFHVPPVAETEAGISPELLHKIRAIQIKTNYLVNDIMTGEYVSAFKGRGMEFSEVREYQPGDDIRLIEWNVTARMGLPFIKEFKEERELTLMLLVDVSSSGGFGSAGKLKSEIAAEIASILAFAAIKNNDKIGLIVFSDKIEHYVPPKKGKAHVWNIIRTILDFNPEGKGTKLHIPLEYLVNIQKRKTVTFLISDFQDTGYENALKLAKQKHDIIALWISDPHERDLPNVGLVHLEDAESGETLLVDTSDKEMVQKFTQLAKKEFLKVKRFLNSIGIDMIEIRTDRSLTEPIIKYFKMREKRH, from the coding sequence TTGAATTTCGTCACAAATTTTCTGGATTGGTTCCATGTCCCCCCCGTTGCCGAAACCGAGGCAGGGATTTCTCCGGAATTGCTTCACAAAATTCGCGCCATTCAGATAAAGACCAATTATCTGGTCAATGACATCATGACCGGCGAGTATGTGTCAGCCTTCAAGGGCCGGGGCATGGAGTTCAGTGAGGTTCGGGAATATCAACCGGGGGACGATATTCGCCTGATTGAATGGAACGTCACGGCGCGTATGGGCCTGCCTTTCATCAAAGAGTTCAAGGAAGAACGGGAATTGACCTTGATGTTGCTCGTCGATGTCAGTTCTTCAGGCGGGTTTGGCTCAGCGGGAAAGCTTAAAAGTGAAATCGCCGCCGAAATTGCTTCCATTCTGGCTTTTGCGGCCATTAAGAATAACGATAAGATCGGTCTGATTGTTTTCTCGGATAAAATTGAACATTATGTTCCGCCCAAAAAGGGCAAGGCCCATGTCTGGAATATCATCCGCACGATTCTGGATTTCAATCCCGAAGGAAAAGGCACCAAACTACATATTCCTTTGGAATACCTGGTAAACATTCAAAAACGAAAAACCGTAACCTTTCTAATTTCGGATTTTCAGGATACAGGCTACGAAAATGCCCTGAAGCTGGCCAAGCAGAAGCACGACATCATTGCTTTGTGGATCAGCGATCCGCATGAACGAGATCTTCCCAATGTAGGGCTGGTCCATCTGGAGGATGCGGAAAGCGGCGAAACCCTCCTTGTGGACACCTCCGACAAGGAAATGGTGCAAAAGTTTACGCAACTTGCTAAAAAAGAATTCTTAAAAGTGAAACGGTTCTTAAACTCCATCGGCATCGACATGATTGAAATCCGCACCGACCGCTCGCTGACCGAGCCCATCATTAAATATTTCAAAATGAGAGAAAAACGGCACTGA
- a CDS encoding BatD family protein, which yields MNPRPLKLILLFVLPMLVGIASWAHAEEISISARVDKNQLSLEDSVQLSVTVHGVQNAPEPYLPELPDFKIRSGGTSSSTQIINGQMSVAVTHNYLLVPQNTGTFTIGPATLELAGVTYGTEPITLTVSLLDQTSRKESSPAFVETSISNENPFVNEQVIYTFKLYRRVEARNFNLSMAYEEKDFRKEDLGDAKIVARVINGIQYQVHELSSALIPIHSGQVEIPPATLELDLINRSRNSQRRNPFPGFFDDSFFGSRSSSVHKILRSDPLRVNVRPLPENGKPKNFSNLVGKVNLSATLGKNKLEVGDTTTLTVTVTGPGLVKGLSLDLPEMEDAFKIYPDQPESRTISKENDLIGEKIFKFALVPLKSGQVTLPSITLPYFDPVKEAYQKAMTPPTTLTILPAGDKEKLNTTESTRSNENEAGNNIKILGEDILPIHTRLDDFEEEPLSDISLYTAGLVIPPVLFLLFTGYVRYNLRLKYDTAFVRNRKAYKVANQKLKHLSSSPENNSREFAKILSEIFREYIGNKLNLQGKAITSMEVERKLMERHFPKEQAISTRKLLEKYESLQYAPNNFTTSDDLIDESRDLLNQLEKQV from the coding sequence ATGAATCCAAGACCCTTAAAACTAATATTGCTATTCGTCCTTCCCATGCTTGTGGGAATAGCGAGCTGGGCCCATGCCGAAGAAATCAGCATTTCCGCCCGTGTTGATAAAAACCAACTCTCCCTGGAGGATAGCGTTCAGCTTTCGGTCACGGTACACGGAGTGCAAAACGCCCCGGAACCCTATCTGCCGGAGCTTCCCGACTTTAAAATACGATCGGGCGGCACGTCCTCTTCCACGCAAATCATCAATGGCCAAATGAGTGTTGCGGTCACCCATAACTATCTGCTCGTGCCACAAAACACGGGAACCTTTACCATAGGACCCGCTACCCTCGAATTGGCGGGGGTGACTTATGGAACCGAACCCATCACCCTGACGGTTTCCCTATTGGACCAAACCTCAAGAAAAGAGTCCTCTCCTGCATTCGTTGAGACATCTATTTCAAATGAGAATCCATTTGTTAATGAGCAGGTGATATATACCTTCAAGCTCTACCGCAGAGTGGAAGCAAGAAATTTTAACCTGAGCATGGCTTATGAAGAAAAAGATTTCCGTAAGGAAGATCTGGGCGATGCAAAAATTGTTGCGCGGGTTATCAATGGCATTCAATACCAGGTGCACGAACTGTCTTCTGCCCTTATTCCTATTCATTCCGGGCAAGTCGAAATTCCTCCGGCAACGCTGGAACTCGACCTCATCAACCGATCAAGAAATTCTCAACGACGGAACCCGTTCCCCGGTTTTTTTGACGATTCTTTTTTTGGCTCCAGAAGCTCATCCGTGCATAAAATCTTGCGATCCGACCCTCTGCGGGTCAACGTCCGTCCACTGCCTGAAAACGGTAAACCCAAAAACTTTTCCAACCTGGTGGGAAAAGTGAACCTATCAGCTACCCTGGGTAAAAATAAATTGGAAGTGGGGGATACCACCACCCTGACGGTCACGGTAACCGGACCGGGGCTCGTCAAGGGATTATCACTGGATCTTCCCGAGATGGAAGATGCATTCAAAATTTATCCCGACCAGCCCGAATCCCGTACCATCTCAAAGGAAAATGACCTGATTGGTGAGAAGATTTTCAAATTTGCACTGGTTCCTTTAAAAAGTGGGCAGGTCACCCTGCCGTCCATTACGTTGCCCTATTTTGATCCGGTGAAAGAAGCTTATCAAAAGGCAATGACCCCGCCGACTACGCTCACCATCCTTCCTGCCGGTGACAAGGAGAAATTGAATACAACCGAATCAACACGTTCCAATGAAAACGAAGCGGGAAATAATATTAAAATCCTGGGAGAAGATATCCTGCCCATCCATACCCGGCTCGATGATTTTGAAGAGGAGCCCCTGTCTGATATTAGTCTCTACACAGCGGGGCTGGTGATTCCGCCTGTTTTATTCCTACTGTTCACCGGCTACGTCCGCTACAACCTTCGGCTCAAATATGACACGGCCTTTGTTCGCAACCGCAAGGCCTATAAAGTTGCCAATCAGAAATTAAAACACCTTTCATCCTCTCCTGAAAATAATTCCAGAGAGTTTGCCAAAATTTTATCGGAAATATTCCGGGAATATATCGGCAACAAACTGAACCTGCAAGGCAAGGCCATCACCTCAATGGAAGTGGAACGCAAACTCATGGAGCGTCATTTCCCGAAGGAACAGGCCATTTCTACGCGCAAGCTGCTGGAGAAATATGAAAGTCTGCAATACGCTCCCAATAATTTCACCACAAGTGACGACCTGATCGACGAGTCGCGAGATTTGTTAAATCAATTGGAGAAACAGGTATGA
- a CDS encoding MoxR family ATPase has protein sequence MPHKIDEITQNVKEAGAFIPPLLTELEKVLVGQKYLTERLILGLLTGEHILIEGVPGLAKTTAVKTLARTVRADFKRIQFTPDLLPADLLGTQVYQPKTGEFTIKKGPLFANIILADEINRAPAKVQSALLEAMQERQITIGGETFTLEEPFMVIATQNPIEQEGTYPLPEAQVDRFMFKLKIEYPSKEEEKLIMQRMSSANNHCKVNPVLHPDDLIKAKEVLDSIYIDDNLQDYIINLVSCTRNPEEYNLGALTKTIQYGASPRASIFLNRVAKAHAFLQGRGYVVPHDIKTIGRDVLRHRIVLTYEAEAENLTTDDILKKILDTVEVP, from the coding sequence ATGCCTCATAAGATCGACGAAATAACACAAAATGTCAAAGAAGCGGGTGCTTTTATACCCCCACTCCTAACAGAACTGGAAAAGGTTCTGGTCGGCCAGAAGTATTTGACCGAACGGCTGATTCTGGGCCTGTTGACGGGTGAACACATCCTCATAGAGGGCGTACCCGGTCTGGCCAAGACCACCGCCGTCAAAACCCTTGCCCGGACGGTGCGGGCCGATTTCAAACGCATCCAGTTCACGCCTGACCTGTTGCCGGCGGATCTTTTGGGAACTCAAGTATACCAGCCCAAAACAGGAGAGTTCACTATTAAAAAGGGCCCTCTTTTCGCTAATATCATTTTGGCGGACGAAATCAACCGGGCTCCCGCCAAGGTGCAAAGCGCTCTTCTGGAGGCCATGCAGGAGCGACAAATCACCATTGGCGGTGAAACGTTTACTCTGGAAGAACCCTTTATGGTCATCGCCACGCAAAATCCTATCGAACAGGAGGGAACCTATCCGCTTCCCGAAGCGCAGGTGGACCGGTTCATGTTCAAACTGAAAATTGAATATCCTTCAAAGGAAGAAGAAAAACTCATCATGCAGAGGATGTCCAGCGCCAATAATCACTGCAAGGTCAATCCCGTACTGCATCCCGACGACCTGATTAAAGCTAAAGAGGTGCTCGATTCCATTTATATTGACGACAACCTTCAGGATTACATCATCAACCTCGTTTCCTGCACACGGAACCCGGAAGAATACAATCTGGGGGCATTGACGAAAACCATCCAGTACGGAGCCTCCCCCAGGGCTTCCATTTTTCTGAACCGGGTGGCCAAAGCGCATGCCTTCCTGCAAGGACGGGGTTATGTGGTCCCGCACGATATAAAAACCATCGGACGGGATGTTCTCAGGCATCGCATCGTCCTCACTTATGAAGCCGAGGCTGAGAACCTGACCACCGATGACATTTTGAAAAAAATTCTCGATACGGTGGAAGTTCCTTAG